CGATGATCGAGCTGTACACGATGCTCTTCAGCTGGCCGCGGAAGTTGAAGGTCCCCGACGGCATCAGCTGGGTCATGAAGACGACGCAGAGATCCTCCTTCGGGTCGACCCAGAAGATCGTCGAGGCCGCGCCGCCCCAGTAGTAGTCGCCGGCGCCGAGCGTTCCGGTTTGCACCTGGCCCTGGGTGGAGGCGAAGCCGAGGCCGAAGCCCACGCCCTCGTTGGCGGTCTCGGAGAACGTGCCGAGCGCCACCTGGGTCAGGTCCTGGCCGCCGGGCAGGTGGTTCATGTGCATCAGCTCGAGGGTGCGCGGGCCAATCACCCGCTGGCCGTCCAGCTCGCCGCCCCGGCGCAGCATCTCGCAGAAGCGCAGGTAGTCGGCGCTGGTCCCCACGAGCCCGCCGCCCCCCGACTTGAACCCCGGATCGGCGAGGTAGTGGCTGGTCTCGGGATCGTCGATCAGCTTCAGCGTCTTGTCGGGCATCCGCTGGTAGTTGGCGGCGAAGCGGTCCTGCTTCTCCGGGGGCACGAAGAAGGCGGTGTCCTTCATCCCCAGCGGCTCGAAGATCGTCTCCTGCAGGTACTCGGCGAACGGCTTGCCCGAGATGAGCTCGACCAGCGCCCCGCACACGTCGGTCGCCAGAGAGTACATCCAGGCCGTGCCCGGCTGGTAGCGCAGCGGCACCTGGCCGAGCTTGTCCAGGAAGACCTGCATGCTGTCCTGGCTGCCGAACGAGCGGACCTTCAGCCCGCGGTAGATGTGGTCGATCGGGTGCTGGACGCCCACGCCCGGCAGCCCGCCGCCGTAGGTGAAGCCAGCCATGTGGGTCAGCACGTCGCGGAAGCTGACCGGCCGGTGCGCGGGCTCGGTGGACATCGTATCGCCCTCGCCCGCGGTCCAGACGCGGTGGTCCTTCCACGAGGGGACGAAGCGGCTGACCGGATCGTTGAGCTGGAAATGGCCCTGCTCGTAGAGCGTCATCAGCGCGACCGAGGTGATCGGCTTGGTCATCGAATAGATGCGGTAGATCGTGTCGTCGCGCGTGGGCCTGTTCCGCTCGCGGTCCATCAGCCCGAACGAGCGGAAGTAGGCGAGGTGGCCGTGCCGGGCGACGCTCACCTGGCAGCCGGCGATCTTGCCCGGCTCGATGTAGTTGCGCTCGATGTGGTCGGTGATCCGCTCCAGGCGGCCCGCGTCCAGGCCCGTCCACTGGGATTGGGCGTCCATCGAAATCCTCCCGCAGTATGCTCTTGTGTCTTCAATCGGGCCATCATGGCCGCCGAAGGCGCGGTACGTCGAGAGGCAGGGGGAGGGAACGCGGATGGAAGAGCTGGAACGGCTGGCGGCCGAGGTGGGCGATCGGCTCAAGGCCCGCGGCGAGCGGGTGGCCGTCAACGAGAGCTCCTCGGGCGGGCTGGTCTCGGCGGCGCTGCTGAGCGTGGCCGGCGCCAGCGCCTACTACCTCGGCGGGGCGGTGGTCTACACGCCCAAGGCCCGGGTGCTGCTGACCGAGATCCCGAAGGAGGCCCTGGCCGGCATGCGCTCGGCCAGCGAGCCCTACGCCCTGCTGCTGGCCCGCAACGCCCGCGAGCGGTTCGGCGCGACCTGGGGCGTCTCCGAGACCGGCGCGTCCGGGCCGACGGGCAACCCCTACGGCGATGCGCCGGGCCACACCTGCGTGGCGATCTCGGGACCGGTCGAGGCCGTCGTCACCGTCGAGACGGGCGAGGCCGACCGCAGCGCCAACATGCGCGCCTTCGCCGCCGCCGCGCTGGAGCTGTTGAAGCGGGCGCTGGACTAGCCGCCCGTCTCCCCCGCAGAGGGACGGGCGGCGTGTCCGGCAGGGTCGATCAGAACTGGACGTTCGCGCCGACGAAGACGGTGCGTCCGCTGGAGGTCTCGTTCCACAGGCGCTTGGCCTGGGCGCCGTTGAACTGGATCTCCCGCTCGTCGGTGAGGTTGATGGCGTCCACCGTCAGCCGGATCTTGTCGGTGAGCTGATAGAAGGCCGCGGCGTCCACGTAGGTGGTGGACCGGAAGCCGCCCTGGTCGATCGGATAGTCCGACCGGTAGTTGGACGACACCCGCGCGCCCCATTTCGCCGTCTCGTAGTAGAGCGTGACGTTGTGGGTGACGTCGCTCATCCCCCAGATCGGCCCCGTCTGGCCGTTCGGATAGGTGGTCTTCGAGTCGATGAAGGTGACGTTGGCCACCACCCCCATGTCCTGCAGGAAGCCCGGCAGGAAGAAGAAGTCGGTCTGCAGGCTGAGCTCGAAGCCGGTGAGCTCGGCGTCGTTGAGGTTGATGGGCCGGGTGAACTCGTCGACGTTGGCCGAGCCGGCGACGCCGGGCAGCAGGTTGTCGGGAAGGCCGGTCGAGGAATACGGCACGTCGGTGACGCGCTCGCTGACCACGAAACCGTCGATCCTCTTGTGGAACACCCCGGCCGCCAGCAGGCCGACCCCGCCGAAGTACCATTCGGCCGCGGCGTCGAATTCGTCGGAGGTGTAGGGGTCGAGTTCGGGGTTGCCGATGCTGACCGTGACGAAGCCCGAGTTTGCGTCACGGCTCACCGAGCCGTTCATGGCGTAGGCGGTGAGCGAGGGGCGGTTGATGTTCTGGGCCGCCGAGACCCGCACCTGGACCTGCGGCGTCAGCTCCATCACCGCGTTGAACGCCGGCAGCACGCCCGAATAGTTGTTGCTGACCGTCACCGGGCCCACGTTGGCGACGCCCGACGAGGTGAGCTCGGTCTCGTAGGCGCGCGCGCCGACGTTGCCGCGGACGGTGCGACCGAAGAGCTCGGCGCGCCAGTCGAGCTGGGCGTAGCCGGCGGTGGTGTCCTCCTCGACCGCGTAGATCGAGCGGGGCGCGCCCACCGTGCGCGTGACGCCGTACCTCGCCAGCGCCTTGTCCCAGTCGACGATCACCCAGGACTGGTCGTCGTGCCGGTCGAAGACCTGGAAGTAGTCGTTCACCCGGTCGTCCAGCGCGCCGGTCTCCCAGGCGGTCTTCAAGAGGTCGTCCGCCGACTGGGCGTAGCCCGAGTTGCGGAAGCCGCGGAACGAGCCGCCGACCTTGAGCGTGGCGGCGTCGCTGAACTCGTAGGCCAGGTTCAGCTCGGCGTTGTCGAGGCGGGTCTTCTGGTAGGTGGCCGAGAAGTCGATCTCGTGCGCACGGAAATTGTTCGGGTCGGTGGTGTCCCACCTGTAGGTGTTGCGCGCGTCGCGTCCGTCGGCGCTGTAGTCGGTGACGAGGCCGCCGAACGCCTCGGTGTAGAACTTGTCCGACATCGGGATGTCGTAGTCCGACTGCTCGTGGCCCAGGTGGCCGCTGGCCCGGAAGCGTTCGGTGAGCGCCCATTCGCCGGCCAGCACCACCTGCTGGAAGGTGTTCTTGGTCTCCTGCCGCCGGGTCTCGGTGGCGAAGACCGTGTTGTCCACGTCTGCGTAGAGCACCGAGTCGTGCTGGTCCCAGCGGACCGCGTTGAGCCGCGGCGGCGGGCTGGTGATCCCCGAGTGGCGCACCGCGCCGCCCAGGACCGTTGACCCCTGCGAGGCGCGGGTGGCGAGGTGCAGCTCGCTGCGGTCGTTGGTGAACTCGCCGTAGAGGCCGTCCAGGGTCAGGGTCAGGGTGTCGATCGGCCGCCACTGGACGGCGGCGGTCAGGCCCAGGCGCTCCTGGTCCGAGCCCCAGACCGACAGGCGGTTGCCGCGCTGGAAGACCAGGGTCCCCGACTGCACCTTGGCCCGGTCCGAGGCGCTGAGCGGCGACAGGTCGGTGGCGCCCGGGGTCACGGCGCTGGCGCTGTAGGTGTTGTAGCCCTGCTCCTCGGTCTCGCGCTTCGACCAGGCGGCCGAGACCAGCACGCCGAAGCGATCGTCCCAGTTGCGGCTGAACATGCCGGCGAGGCGGTGCTGGAGGTCCTCGGTGGCCGAGTTGGTCCCGCCCTGGACCGACAGCGCCGCGCGGGTTCCGTCGTAGTTGAACGGCTTGGCGGTGTAGAGGCCGACCGTTCCGGCCATGCCGCCCTCGTCCTGCTCGGCCGAGAACGACTTGCGCACCTCGACCCGGGTGAAGAGCTCGGAGGCGAACACGTTGAAGTCGAAGGCCCGGTCCCGCGAGGTCTGACCCCGGCTGTCCATGGGCGAGTCGACATTGCCCAGCACCTCCATGCCGTTGAGCTGGACGCGGGTGAAGTCGGGGCCGAGCCCGCGCAGGCTGACCCGGCGGCCCTCGCCGCCCTCGCGGTTGATGGCCACGCCCGGCAGGCGCTGGAGGGACTCGGCCAGATTCAGGTCGGGGAACTTGGCCATGTCCTCGGCGACGATCACGTCCGAGGCGATCTCGGCGTCGCGCTTCAGCTCGCGCGCGGCCACCAGCGAGCCGCGAAAGCCGGTGACGACCACCTCGTCCACCGCATCTCCCGCCGGCCCGTCCGCCGCGTTCTCGGCCCGTGCGGCGCCGCCCAGCAACACGAATGCGATGACCCCCGACGCAACGCCTGCGGCGAGCGCCTTCCTGTTCCGATGCATGATGGTCCTACTCTCCAGCTGCGCCGGACGGCCCCCAAGGCGAGGTCCGGCGGTGGAGCGGCGTTAGGCGGCGTCGATGACGCCGGCTTGATCGTTAGGGCAAAGCTTCGTGACGGCCTGGAGAGGCCTCAGCTCTCGTCGATCTCGGTGCGCACCTGCGACAGCAGCAGGCTGATGTGGTCGTCCACCTCGGCCAGGAAGGCGTCGAACACCTCGCCGCGGCGGCCGGAGGGCTCGTAGGGGCCGGCGAGGCGCTCGATGAAGCCGGGGACCTCCATCTCCAGCTCGCGGATCATCCGGCGCAGCAGCACCTCGTGGGCGGCGGCGCGGACCAGCGCCTGCCGGTCGAGGGCCTGCCGGTCGGGGGCGGGACGTTCGGGATCGCTCACTGGGACGCTCCGCGCGCTTCGATGGGGACCACCGCCTCCAGCACCTCGCCGCGCACGAGATGGAGGACGTCGTAGCGGTCCAGGGTGGGGTCGATGTGGCCGGGCGCCAGCTCCACCCGCTCGCCGCGCGCCACCGGCGCCTCGGGCCGCATCAGCATGCCGTGCTCGTCGCCGAAGAAGCGGTAGTCGCAGCCGGCGAACTTCGCCGTCAGCGGCTGGGGCAGGGGGCCGTCGGTGGCGAAGGCCTTCAGGCCCGCGTCCACCGTCACCCACTTCGGATGGTTGGCGCTGATGACGGTGGCGGCGACCGACAGGCTCTGGGCGAAGGCGCCGTCGGGGTCCTCGCCCAGGGCCTCGCGGTACTCGCGGTCCATGAAGGCGTACGAACCGGGCTGGACCTCGGTCAGCACGCCCAGGGCCGCGTCGGTGGCGAAGGTGCCGGTGCCGCCGCCGGTGACCACGTCGATCGGGAACCCGGCCTCCTCCAGGGCGCGGCGCACGGCCTGCAGGCGCTCCATGCCCTCGGCCACGGCCATGGCCCGCGCGCCGGCGCCCTTCACGTGCTGCCAGTGGCCGCCGTAGCCCTGCAGCCCGATCAGGCGCAGGCCGGGCGCGGCGGCGACGGCGCGGGCGACCTCCAGGGCCTGGGCGGGCGCGGGGACGCCGGTGCGGCCGAGGCCCACGTCGACGTCGATCAGCACCTGGAGCGGCGTTCCGGCCCCGGGCTTCCCGGCGCCGCCCTCGTCGGCGTCGGCGTCGGCGTCGGCGGAGTCGGCGTCGGCGCCGGCGTCGGCGCACGCCGCGGCCAGCTCGGCGACGCCGTCCGGATGGTCCACGACGATGCGGAAGTCGGCCAGCCGGCGCGCGAGGGCGGCGGCGCGGCGGGCGGGCGCCTCGCCGGCGATGGGCGAGGTGACGAGGATGGAGGCGATCCCGGCGTCCGCCATCGCCTCGGCCTCGGCCAGCTTGGCGCAGCAGATTCCGGCCGCCCCGGCCGCCACCTGCCGGGCCGCGACCCAGCCGCACTTGTGGGACTTGGCGTGCGGCCGCAGCGCCAGGCCCGCCGCGCGGGCCCGCCCGGCCATGAGCGCGACATTGGCCTCGAAGGCGTCGAGGTCCAGCACCGCGGCCGGCGTCGGAATGCGCCAGCGCGAGCCGGGCCGGCCGACCAGGTCCAGGACCTGTTCGCGGTGGGGGGCGAGGCGGGCGCGGGACGACTCCATCCCCCGCAGCTTAGCGCGAGAACCGCCGGCGGGGAGGAGGGGGGCGAGGGCGTCCGGTCTCGGCCGGGCCGGGCTGGACCCATCCACTGCAGTGGGTGGTCGGGGAGTCGGCAGCTGGCGCCTAGGAGACGCCGGGCGGCCAGGTGAACACCTGCTTGGACAGAAGGACGTCCACCTTCTGCACATGCGCCGGGCGGATGAGGAGGTGGTTCATTCGCGCGACTTCGCGGAAGATGTCGCCACCCCCGCCGGCCACATGCGCATCGCGCCCGGCGATGTCGGGGAACGTCTCGAAAATGGCGAAGGTCGTGGGTGAATGGCGCACCGCGTACCACGGCCCCGTGGCGGGCTCGTGCTCGACGCAGGCTCGGATATCCCGAAGCATCTGCAGAACCTCGTCTTCGCGGCCCGGCCGAGCCTCGATCAGGATGTAGAAGGCCTTCCGACCCTCGTCGCCGTTCTCGCCGGTCATGACGACGCCGCGATGCCGTGGTGTCGTGTGCGTGGCCATGGGCGGTCCCTCTGCGCGGCGGGCGTTTCCGCCGTCGTATCCCCTCTTCGGGCGAGGGCGGGTTGCCCGATGCGTCGAGAACCTTGCCTAAAACTCCGACCGAGCCCTACCGTCGCGATCAGCCGGTAAGGATGTCCGCATGACCCACGCCTTGCGCGAGGCCGTTCGCCGCTACGCCGAGCGGCATGCTGACGCGGCGGGCGTCGCCCGCACGTCCGTCAGGGGGCTGAACCTCGTGCGCACGACCTCGACGGGCGAACTGCGGCACGCGATCGAGCGGCCGCTGATCTGTCTTGTCGTGCAAGGCGCCAAGCAGGTCACGATGGGGAGCCGAACCCTGACCTTCAGCGCCGGGGATTCCATGCTGCTCACCGCGGACGCGCCGACCGTCAGCCAGATCACCCAGGCAAGCGGCGGCGCGCCTTACCTTGCGTTGGCGCTCGACCTGGACGCGGCCGTGATCGCCGGCCTCTGCGACGAGATGAAGGCCGCCGCCGTCGACGCCGGCCCGGCGCTCCGCTTCCAGCCCACCGACGCCGAGGCGGCCGACGCCGCGCTGCGCCTGGTCACCCTGCTGGAGCGGCCGGCTTCCATTCCCGTGCTTCAGGCTCAGCTGGTGCGCGAGATGCACTATTGGCTCCTCGCAGGGCGCCACGGCCCCGCCATTCGCCAGCTGGGCTCTCCCGCGAGCCAGGCGCGGCGGATCGCGCGGGCGGTGGAGATCCTCCGCAAGGACTTCGCCGCGCCGATCCCGGTGGCGCGACTGGCGGCGGCGGCCCGCATGAGCCCGTCGACCTTCCACAAGCATTTTCGGACCGTGACCTCGCTGTCGCCACTGCAGTTCCAGAAGCAGCTGCGGCTCATCGAGGCGCGGCGCCTGATGCTGGCCAAGGGCCTGAGGCCGAGCGTCGCAGCCTACGAGGTGGGGTACGAGAGCGTGCCGCAGTTCACGCGGGAGTATCGTCGCCAGTTCGGGCAACCGCCGGGCCGCGAGACCCAGCAGGCCAGGCGGGTGAACCAAGCGGTCTGAGCGTGGCGCGGGGGCGTTGACAGCGGCGCCGGTGGCGGCGCCGAGGATCCTGGCGCCCGAAGAGCGCGCGGCCTGGGTGGCGGCCGCCCTCAGATCGTGATCCAGCCGTCGGGCAGGGCGGCGAGGGCAACGTTCTCCAGCATGACCGTGTCGCCGTCCCCGAAGTCCACCAGGACGTGCGCGCCCGCCTGGACGGCGGCGTAGGGCCCGGCGGCCTGGATCCGGTCGCCTTCCGCGGCGTCGAAGTCGGCCACCACGTCCGCGCCGCCGCCGGCCATGAAGCGGAACACGTCCGGCCCCGCGCCGCCCGCGAGGGTGTCGGCCCCCCGGTCGCCGGCGAGCACGTCGGCGCCCTGCCCGCCGCGCAGCACGTCGTCCCCCTGCCCCCCGGCCAGCGCATCCGAGCCCTCGCCGCCGTCGGTCACGTCGTCGCCGGCGCCGCCGTGCACGAAGTCGTCGCCCCTGTCGCCGAACAGGACATCGGCGCCGTCGCCGCCGTACAGCACGTCCTCGCCCTGGCCGCCGTGCATGCTGTCGTCGCCCCAGCCGCCGTGGAGGGTGTCGTTCCCGGTGTTGCCGTGGACGAAGTCGGTCCCGCCGTCGGCCATGACGAGGTCCGCGCCCGCGCCCCCCGCATAGGTGTTCCCGGCGTCGTCCAGCACGGCGAAATCGTTCCCGGGGCCGCCGACGGTCGGGATCTGGCGTGGTCCGGGCGGCGGCGGGACGGCCGAGACGGTCAGCACCACGTCGTTGCCGTCGCCGCCCTGGTAGTCGACGGTGTAGCGCAGGCTCCCGACCGTCGCCGCCACGCCGTCCGCGAAGCCCACGAACTCGCCCGTCACCGCATCGGCGCCGTCGTTGTCGATCAGCAGGAAGCTCTGCCCCACCGTCGGCGTGAAGCCGCCGAACAGCACGATGTCGAGGAAGGCGTCGCCCAGGCTCACCGTCCCGGTGACGTTCAGCCGGTCGAACTGGCCCGCGCCCGCGCCGCCGAGCTCGACCTCCAGGGTGGCGCCGGTCAGCAGGGTGAGAGCGCCGGTGTCGAGCACGCCCGGGCTGGCTCCGGGCGCCAACGCGCCGCCGCCGTGCACTGCGACGGCGCCGACCGCGCCGGTCCCGGCCAGCGTCGCGCCGCTCGTCACCGTGGCGTCCGTCGTCCCGAGATTCGCGGTCACGCGGAGAACCCCATCGCTGACGAGCAGCGTGTGCACGTCCGCCGCGCCGGTCAGAACGAGGGCGCCCGCGCCGGTCTTGGTGAGCTGCATCGGCCCTTCGCCCTCGAACCCGCCGCCGAGGGTGACCGTCCGCCCCGCCGTCACCCTGTAGACGACCAGGCCGCTGCCCATCAGGAACAGGTTCGCGCCCTCGGCCGAACCGGTCTCGAACCCTGCGCCGCCCGCGACCGAATTGCCTGAGGCGAAGGTCACATCCTCGAGGGTGATCGTCCCGCCGTCGCGCACGAACACGGCTCCGCCGAGGCCCGCCCCGCCGCCGCCCTGGAAGCCGGTCGCGGCGTAGCCGCCAGCGCCGCCGCCATAGCCGCCGGCGACCGCGGTGGCGGCTGAGCTGCTCGAGCCGCCGCCGCCGCCGCCGAAGCCGCCCGCGCCTCCCGAGCTGGAGTGACCGCCGCCGCCGCCGCCGCCGCCGAAGCCGCCGCCGCCGCCGCTGGACAAATCGCTGCCGCCGCCGCCGCTGTGGTCCCCGCCCGCGCCGCCCGGCCCGATATCCGGTTCGCCGCCGTTGTCCCCGCCGCCCCGACCGGGCCCCATGAACATCGGCAGGTCGGCGTCTCCGCCGTCGGCCTCCATGCCGCCGCCGCCGCCGCCAAAGAACCCTCCGGAAGAGCCTCGTTGGCCGCCGTCGCCGCCCACCGCGCCGTTGCCGGTGAACGTGACGCGGCGGAGCGTCAGGTCTGCGCCGTCCGCGAAGATCCCCCCGCCCAGGCCCGCGCCGCCGCCGCCGGCGCCACGCTGGTCGTCGCCGCCGCCGCCGCGCCCGCCCTGGGCCAGGCCGTCGGCGATGGTCAGGTCGCTGATCTCGACGCTGACGTCGCCGGCCCAGAACACCCGGTAGAGCCCGGCGCCGCTGATCGTCAGGCCCGGAGCGCCGCTCCCGTCGATGACCAGGTCCTGCAGGATCTGCGGCAGGTCGTCGGCCAGGGTGATGGTCGCCCCATCCGCCAGGTCGAACACGATGGTGTCCGCCCCCGGATTCGCCTCGGCGAGCAGGATCGCCTCGCGCAAGGACCCCGCCGGCGGCGAACTCACGGAATCGGCGGTGCTGGTGACGATGTACGTGGCCATGACCGCCTCCCGTGGAATCCCCTCCGGGTACCAGCCGGCCGCGCCCCCTCGCCACGGACCCGCGTTATTGGATCGCGTCGTTTCTTATGAGATGCTGCCGGCAGGGTTGTGGGGCGTGGTTTTCCGATGAAGTCGCCGGACTGGCGCATCGTGGATCAGACGGGCGAGGTCCGCCTGGATCCCAACGGCGTCACGGTCATGTCCGGGCCCAACTGGACCGGCCGCTACGAGCGGGTCACGTTCGGCGCGGGCTTCCACATGAACCTGGGCTGCATCGAGACCCGGGGCCCCACCGAGCACCGCGTGGCCGGCGAAAGCGACGCGCCGCCGTCCGTCTCGGTCTGGATGCCGATCTCGGGCCAGGCGACGCTGTCCACGGCCGACCATCCGGACTTCCGGTTCAGGCCGTGGCGCGCCGCCCTGCTGGTCACCAAGGATCGCGCCGGGGTCTTCCGCTTTCCCGGGCCGCAGGCGTTCCGCTTCTTCAGCGTCGCGGTCTCGCCCGAACTGCTGACCTCCCTGCTCGACGGCGAGGTCCCCGAGGGCCTGCGCCCGCTCGTGGAGAGCCGTGCGCGCGAGACGGTGATCCGGGAGCGGCCGATCAAGGCGGCCACCCGCGCCCTGGTCGGCGAGCTCGGCGCGCCCGGGGCTGGCGGGTCGCTCCAGCGCCTGCATCGGGAAGCCGTGGCCCTGCGTCTGCTCACCGAGGTGCTGGGCGCGGAGATGACGGCCTTCGACGCCTCGACGCTCACCTCCGCCGAGACCGCGGCGGTTCACGGCGCGCGCGAGGCGCTGGTGCGGGACCTGCGCGACCCGCCGTCGGCCGCCGAGCTCGCCAAGGCCGCGCGGATGGGACTGCGCCGGTTCCTCAACGCCTTCGAGGCCCTCCACGGGGCCAGCCCCGACCGCGCGCTGCGCCTGGCGCGGCTCTCCGAGGCCCGCCGCCTCGTGGAGACCGGAGACCTGCCGATGAAGGAGATCGCGTGGCGGGTGGGCTACGCCCACGCCAGCAACTTCGTGTCCGCCTTCGCGGCCGAGTACGGCGCGCCGCCGCGCCGCTTTCGCCGGACCGTCGCGCAGCCCGGCGCCGGGCGGCCCTAGCCGCCCGGGTGCAGCCCCGGGGCTTCCTGGCCCGTGCGGGCGACATATTCGGTGTAGCCGCCGCCGTACTGATGGACGCCCTCGGGCGTCAGCTCCAGCACGCGGTTGGACAGGGCCGCCAGGAAGTGGCGGTCGTGGCTGACG
The Phenylobacterium zucineum HLK1 genome window above contains:
- a CDS encoding serine hydrolase domain-containing protein, yielding MDAQSQWTGLDAGRLERITDHIERNYIEPGKIAGCQVSVARHGHLAYFRSFGLMDRERNRPTRDDTIYRIYSMTKPITSVALMTLYEQGHFQLNDPVSRFVPSWKDHRVWTAGEGDTMSTEPAHRPVSFRDVLTHMAGFTYGGGLPGVGVQHPIDHIYRGLKVRSFGSQDSMQVFLDKLGQVPLRYQPGTAWMYSLATDVCGALVELISGKPFAEYLQETIFEPLGMKDTAFFVPPEKQDRFAANYQRMPDKTLKLIDDPETSHYLADPGFKSGGGGLVGTSADYLRFCEMLRRGGELDGQRVIGPRTLELMHMNHLPGGQDLTQVALGTFSETANEGVGFGLGFASTQGQVQTGTLGAGDYYWGGAASTIFWVDPKEDLCVVFMTQLMPSGTFNFRGQLKSIVYSSIID
- a CDS encoding CinA family protein gives rise to the protein MEELERLAAEVGDRLKARGERVAVNESSSGGLVSAALLSVAGASAYYLGGAVVYTPKARVLLTEIPKEALAGMRSASEPYALLLARNARERFGATWGVSETGASGPTGNPYGDAPGHTCVAISGPVEAVVTVETGEADRSANMRAFAAAALELLKRALD
- a CDS encoding TonB-dependent receptor: MHRNRKALAAGVASGVIAFVLLGGAARAENAADGPAGDAVDEVVVTGFRGSLVAARELKRDAEIASDVIVAEDMAKFPDLNLAESLQRLPGVAINREGGEGRRVSLRGLGPDFTRVQLNGMEVLGNVDSPMDSRGQTSRDRAFDFNVFASELFTRVEVRKSFSAEQDEGGMAGTVGLYTAKPFNYDGTRAALSVQGGTNSATEDLQHRLAGMFSRNWDDRFGVLVSAAWSKRETEEQGYNTYSASAVTPGATDLSPLSASDRAKVQSGTLVFQRGNRLSVWGSDQERLGLTAAVQWRPIDTLTLTLDGLYGEFTNDRSELHLATRASQGSTVLGGAVRHSGITSPPPRLNAVRWDQHDSVLYADVDNTVFATETRRQETKNTFQQVVLAGEWALTERFRASGHLGHEQSDYDIPMSDKFYTEAFGGLVTDYSADGRDARNTYRWDTTDPNNFRAHEIDFSATYQKTRLDNAELNLAYEFSDAATLKVGGSFRGFRNSGYAQSADDLLKTAWETGALDDRVNDYFQVFDRHDDQSWVIVDWDKALARYGVTRTVGAPRSIYAVEEDTTAGYAQLDWRAELFGRTVRGNVGARAYETELTSSGVANVGPVTVSNNYSGVLPAFNAVMELTPQVQVRVSAAQNINRPSLTAYAMNGSVSRDANSGFVTVSIGNPELDPYTSDEFDAAAEWYFGGVGLLAAGVFHKRIDGFVVSERVTDVPYSSTGLPDNLLPGVAGSANVDEFTRPINLNDAELTGFELSLQTDFFFLPGFLQDMGVVANVTFIDSKTTYPNGQTGPIWGMSDVTHNVTLYYETAKWGARVSSNYRSDYPIDQGGFRSTTYVDAAAFYQLTDKIRLTVDAINLTDEREIQFNGAQAKRLWNETSSGRTVFVGANVQF
- a CDS encoding DSD1 family PLP-dependent enzyme, giving the protein MESSRARLAPHREQVLDLVGRPGSRWRIPTPAAVLDLDAFEANVALMAGRARAAGLALRPHAKSHKCGWVAARQVAAGAAGICCAKLAEAEAMADAGIASILVTSPIAGEAPARRAAALARRLADFRIVVDHPDGVAELAAACADAGADADSADADADADEGGAGKPGAGTPLQVLIDVDVGLGRTGVPAPAQALEVARAVAAAPGLRLIGLQGYGGHWQHVKGAGARAMAVAEGMERLQAVRRALEEAGFPIDVVTGGGTGTFATDAALGVLTEVQPGSYAFMDREYREALGEDPDGAFAQSLSVAATVISANHPKWVTVDAGLKAFATDGPLPQPLTAKFAGCDYRFFGDEHGMLMRPEAPVARGERVELAPGHIDPTLDRYDVLHLVRGEVLEAVVPIEARGASQ
- a CDS encoding putative quinol monooxygenase, with the translated sequence MATHTTPRHRGVVMTGENGDEGRKAFYILIEARPGREDEVLQMLRDIRACVEHEPATGPWYAVRHSPTTFAIFETFPDIAGRDAHVAGGGGDIFREVARMNHLLIRPAHVQKVDVLLSKQVFTWPPGVS
- a CDS encoding AraC family transcriptional regulator, with the translated sequence MTHALREAVRRYAERHADAAGVARTSVRGLNLVRTTSTGELRHAIERPLICLVVQGAKQVTMGSRTLTFSAGDSMLLTADAPTVSQITQASGGAPYLALALDLDAAVIAGLCDEMKAAAVDAGPALRFQPTDAEAADAALRLVTLLERPASIPVLQAQLVREMHYWLLAGRHGPAIRQLGSPASQARRIARAVEILRKDFAAPIPVARLAAAARMSPSTFHKHFRTVTSLSPLQFQKQLRLIEARRLMLAKGLRPSVAAYEVGYESVPQFTREYRRQFGQPPGRETQQARRVNQAV
- a CDS encoding calcium-binding protein; translation: MATYIVTSTADSVSSPPAGSLREAILLAEANPGADTIVFDLADGATITLADDLPQILQDLVIDGSGAPGLTISGAGLYRVFWAGDVSVEISDLTIADGLAQGGRGGGGDDQRGAGGGGAGLGGGIFADGADLTLRRVTFTGNGAVGGDGGQRGSSGGFFGGGGGGMEADGGDADLPMFMGPGRGGGDNGGEPDIGPGGAGGDHSGGGGSDLSSGGGGGFGGGGGGGGHSSSGGAGGFGGGGGGSSSSAATAVAGGYGGGAGGYAATGFQGGGGAGLGGAVFVRDGGTITLEDVTFASGNSVAGGAGFETGSAEGANLFLMGSGLVVYRVTAGRTVTLGGGFEGEGPMQLTKTGAGALVLTGAADVHTLLVSDGVLRVTANLGTTDATVTSGATLAGTGAVGAVAVHGGGALAPGASPGVLDTGALTLLTGATLEVELGGAGAGQFDRLNVTGTVSLGDAFLDIVLFGGFTPTVGQSFLLIDNDGADAVTGEFVGFADGVAATVGSLRYTVDYQGGDGNDVVLTVSAVPPPPGPRQIPTVGGPGNDFAVLDDAGNTYAGGAGADLVMADGGTDFVHGNTGNDTLHGGWGDDSMHGGQGEDVLYGGDGADVLFGDRGDDFVHGGAGDDVTDGGEGSDALAGGQGDDVLRGGQGADVLAGDRGADTLAGGAGPDVFRFMAGGGADVVADFDAAEGDRIQAAGPYAAVQAGAHVLVDFGDGDTVMLENVALAALPDGWITI
- a CDS encoding AraC family transcriptional regulator; protein product: MKSPDWRIVDQTGEVRLDPNGVTVMSGPNWTGRYERVTFGAGFHMNLGCIETRGPTEHRVAGESDAPPSVSVWMPISGQATLSTADHPDFRFRPWRAALLVTKDRAGVFRFPGPQAFRFFSVAVSPELLTSLLDGEVPEGLRPLVESRARETVIRERPIKAATRALVGELGAPGAGGSLQRLHREAVALRLLTEVLGAEMTAFDASTLTSAETAAVHGAREALVRDLRDPPSAAELAKAARMGLRRFLNAFEALHGASPDRALRLARLSEARRLVETGDLPMKEIAWRVGYAHASNFVSAFAAEYGAPPRRFRRTVAQPGAGRP